In Caulobacter segnis ATCC 21756, the sequence CGTGCAGGCGCGCATCGATATCGCGCCGGGCGCGACCGCGCCCTGGCATCGTCATCCCGGCGAGGAGGTCATCTACGTCCTCGAAGGCGTTCTTGAGTACCAGCTCGAAGGCCAAAGCCCGGTGACGCTGCAGCCCGGTCAGGTTCTATTCGTGCCCAAGGGCGTCGCTCACAAGGCGCATAACCCCGGGACGACAAACGGCGCCGAATTGGCGACTTACATCGTCGAGAAGGGCAAGCCCCTGGTCGCGCCCGCGCCGGACGTAGCTCAGCCGAAATAGGCGCCAAGGTCAGACGAGATGCGTTGTCCGCCAACCCAGGGCGGACAACGCATCTTGGCCGAGCTGAGTAAACGACACGCAGGTTTGGCTAAGGCGCCTTTTGTGACCCACGCTTGATGCGCAAGCGCACGGAAAGTCGCAAGGCTGAAGTGTTCGTGATTCAACCCATAAGGAACGTCTCGATGTGGCTTTCCCTGATCGCCTCTCTGCTCGGAATTGCAAACATCGCTAGTTCTGACCGTGAGGCTGCGGTCGTCGAGGCCTGCAGGGCATGGAACCGCCCTGGCAGCGCGCGAGTCCTTCCCGTCCACCGGGTCGCGCCCGACGGTCTGTGCTTCTCAGGGGAGATCAATAGCGCCAGTTCCGCGGCGTTTGTAGACGCCTTGGCGACGCTCGAGCCGGCGACGCCCCTGGTGATCGTGGTCCATTCGAATGGCGGCGAAATCAACGCCGGCATAGCTATGGGTGAAGCGCTTGCGCCGCTAAAGACCACCGTGGTGGCGCAGAGGGTCTGCGCTTCTTCATGCGCCAACTATCTGTTCACCGCCGGCGACCGGCGAGTGATCGACGACGACGCCTTGCTGTTATTCCACGGCGGTGCGCATCCGATCGATGAAGGCGCACTCCGCAAGGCGATCGGCTCGCAAATCCCCGCCGACCAGGTTGAGGCGCAGGTCGCCAATATCCGTGCGGACATCGATAGGCAAATCCGTCGCCAGGACGCCTTTTCCACTATGGCCCGCATCGACGTGAACTTCTTCCGCTGGATGGCTAGCTTCAATGACCTGCCCGAAGACGCCTTCCTGACTTTGTGCCCGACCCGAGACCCAGTGATGATCCTCTATTCCGACCGGCTTCTTGCGATGCATGGCGTCGCGGTGCACGAGAACCGCGGTCCGAACTCTCAGGAAGCCCTGACGGCTAGGGTCGCCGCGTTGGGCCGCGCTGAGCCCGTCTGTTTCATGGAATAAGGAAGTCGCGCGTTTTTCGAGCAGGGGGCTTCCTCTAGGCCGCCCATCTTTCAGCGGTTACCTCGGCGGTCGCTGGGGGAGGGCTCGCCGCGGCGGAGGCTTGGTTTGAACGATCCTGCTGCGATCGTGTCGCAGCACGCGTGTCGATCTTGCCCCGCGCGAGGTTTGCTCTCAAAGTCTCGCACCTGACCTTGTTGCGGATGAGCTTGGCGCGTTCGTACGAGGCCGCTGGAGGGCGCGCCGTGCTGAAACGTCTCATAGCCGGATTGCTTGCGCTGGCGGTTGTCGGATTGGTCGGGTTGGGCGTGTTCGCTTGGCGTCCGGCTATCGGCAAGATCGATCCGCCCGCGCCGTCCAGCTTCGCTCCGGACCTCGTCGCGCGAGGCGAGGCGTTGGCCGGGGCCGGCTATTGCTCGACTTGCCACACCTCGAAAGGGGGACAGCCCTTCGCCGGTGGCTACCCCATGAAGACCGGGTTCGGCACGATCTATTCGACCAACATAACGCCCGATCCCGGCACCGGCATCGGGACCTGGTCGGAGGCGGCCTTCCGTCGGGCGATGCACGAGGGCGTGGCCCGAGACGGGGCGCACCTCCTTCCGGTCTTTCCCTATGATCACTTCACAAAACTCTCGGACGACGACGTGTCGGCGCTCTACGCCTACATGATGACGCGCCCGCCGGTCGTCGCTTCGGCCAAGCGCAACAGCGTGCCGTTCCCGCTGAACATCCGAGCCCTGCAGGCCGGCTGGAAGCTTCTCTTCTTCAAGCCTGGCCGGTTCGAGCCGGACGCGGCCAAGAGCGCCGAATGGAACCGCGGCGCCTATCTGGCCGAGGGCGTCAGCCACTGCGGCGCCTGCCACACGCCGCGCAACGCCTTGGGGGCGGAGAAGCGGGGCAAGGCCTACGCCGGCGCGCTGATCGACGGCTGGGTCGCTCCACCCCTCACCGCCGCCAATCCTTCGCCCGCGCCTTGGGACCAGGCCGAGTTGACCGCCTATCTGCGGACGGGCGTCAGCCGCTATCACGGCGTCGCCGCCGGCCCGATGGCGCCGGTGGTGCATGACGGCCTGATCAAGCTGCCCGGCGCCGATATCCGGGCGCTGGCGATCTATTTCGCCGATGTGGACGGCGCGGCGGGCAGGGGCGGGGCTCTGGCGCCGGCCCTGCGAAGGGCCGCTGTCGCCGATCGCCTGAACGTTGGGCCACAGAACGATCCGGCCGCGCGGCTCTACACCGCCGCCTGCGCCTCGTGCCACTACAACGGCGTTGGCCAGCCCAACCCGCTGCGCCCTGACCTGGCGCTCAATAGCGCCGTCAATCTGGACGACCCGACGAACCTGATCCGCGTGGTGCTTTACGGCGTCAGCGCCAAGGACGGCGCGCCGGGCGTGGTGATGCCTGGCTTCAACCGTTTTAGCGACGCCGAGGTCGCCAGGCTGGCCACCTATCTGCGCGCCACCCGCACGGACAAGCCCGCCTGGCCGAACCTCGAAAAGAAGGTCGCGGCGATCCGCGCGCAGGGAAAGTGAGCCAGCCATGACCCAGTTCACGATCAACGGCCGGGCCGTCTCCATTGACGCCGACGAGGACACGCCGCTGCTGTGGGTGATCCGCGACGACATCGGCCTGACCGGCACCAAGTTCGGCTGCGGGATCGGCATGTGCGGCGCCTGCACCGTCCACGTCGGCGGGCGCGCGACGCGCTCGTGCATCACGCCGCTCAGCGCGGTCGACGGTGCCGAGGTGACGACCATCGAGGGCCTGGACCCCGCGGGGCAGCATCCGGTGCAGAAGGCCTGGCTGGACCTGCAGGCCCCGCAGTGCGGCTACTGCCAGTCGGGCCAGATCATGCAGGCGGCCGCCATGCTCAAGGACTTCCCCACGCCCACGGATCAGGACATCGATGCGACGATGAGCGGTAATCTGTGTCGCTGCATGACCTATGCCCGCATTCGGGCGGCCATCAAGCAAGCCGCAGCGGCCATGGGAGACAAGTCGTGAGCCGCCTCCAGCGGAAGGGCGCGCCAGGCGGCTTCCTATCGCGCCGCAATTTCCTGATCGCGTCGACCGGGGCAGGCCTGGCGTTTGGCTTTTCGGCCTTGGTCGAGGCGGCGATGGACCCGACCGTTCCCGGCGGCGCGCCAACCGCCAGCGCCGGGCCTCGGTTCGAGCCCACCCTGTGGTTCGCCATCGATGGCGACGGGATCGTCACCGTCAACATCATCCGCGCCGAGATGGGTCAGCACGTAGGCACCGCGCTGGCCCGTATTCTCGCCGATGAACTAGACGTCGCCTGGGATAAGGTGCGGATCGTTCACGTCGACTCCGATCCCAAGTGGGGATTGATGGTCACCGGCGGTAGCTGGTCCGTGTGGCAGACCTTCCCGATCTTCAGCCAGGCCGGCGCGGCCGGCCGCATCGCCCTGGTCGAGGCGGGGGCCAAGCTGATGAATGTCTCGCCCGCCGGCGGGACGGCGCGCGGCGGAGTGGTCCATGTGGGCGGCCGGTCGATATCCTATGGCGACATCGTCAAGCGTGGCGGCGTCGCGCGGACGTTCACGCCCGAGGAGCTGGCCAAGCTCCCGATCAAGCCCGCGGCCGAGCGCAAGTTGATCGGCAAGCCGGGAAAGGCCCTGGACATCGCCGCCAAGATCAATGGGACGGCGGTGTACGGCATCGACGCCAAGGTCCCGGGCATGGTTTTCGCCCGACCCAAGCTGCCGCCCACGCGCCACGGGGCCAGGGTCGTGTCGGTCGACGATGGCGCGGCCAAGAAGATCAAGGGCTACCTGCGCTGCCTGACGATCGAGGATCCGTCCGACACCGTGCCGGGTTGGGTCCTGGTGATCGCCGAAAGCTATCCCGCCGCCCTGCGCGCCTCCGAACTGGTCAAGGTGACATGGACCGCCGGCCCGGGCGCCAGCGTGTCGGAGAAGGACCTGCAGGACCACGCCGCCGCCTTGATCGCCAAGCCCGATGTTGGCGCTCTGCTCGACACCAAGACCGCCGACACGGCGCCGGCCTTCCAGGCCGCCAAGTCGGTGCTGGAGCAGACCTACACAACGGCGACCGTGCTGCACTTCCAGCTCGAGCCGCTCAACGCCCTGGCCTTTGAAAAGGACGGGGTGATGGAGATCCACACCGGAAACCAGTGGCAGAGCCTGATCCTGCCGACCTTGGCTAAGGCGCTGGACCGTCCCGAGACCAGCATCGTCATGCGCACCTACATGCTCGGCGGCGGCTTTGGTCGACGGCTGAC encodes:
- a CDS encoding cupin domain-containing protein; its protein translation is MRKILGLALATVFIGSATLAAPIPPQPSVKRTDLQRHDLSIPGHETVQARIDIAPGATAPWHRHPGEEVIYVLEGVLEYQLEGQSPVTLQPGQVLFVPKGVAHKAHNPGTTNGAELATYIVEKGKPLVAPAPDVAQPK
- a CDS encoding ATP-dependent Clp protease proteolytic subunit, encoding MRKRTESRKAEVFVIQPIRNVSMWLSLIASLLGIANIASSDREAAVVEACRAWNRPGSARVLPVHRVAPDGLCFSGEINSASSAAFVDALATLEPATPLVIVVHSNGGEINAGIAMGEALAPLKTTVVAQRVCASSCANYLFTAGDRRVIDDDALLLFHGGAHPIDEGALRKAIGSQIPADQVEAQVANIRADIDRQIRRQDAFSTMARIDVNFFRWMASFNDLPEDAFLTLCPTRDPVMILYSDRLLAMHGVAVHENRGPNSQEALTARVAALGRAEPVCFME
- a CDS encoding cytochrome c, translating into MLKRLIAGLLALAVVGLVGLGVFAWRPAIGKIDPPAPSSFAPDLVARGEALAGAGYCSTCHTSKGGQPFAGGYPMKTGFGTIYSTNITPDPGTGIGTWSEAAFRRAMHEGVARDGAHLLPVFPYDHFTKLSDDDVSALYAYMMTRPPVVASAKRNSVPFPLNIRALQAGWKLLFFKPGRFEPDAAKSAEWNRGAYLAEGVSHCGACHTPRNALGAEKRGKAYAGALIDGWVAPPLTAANPSPAPWDQAELTAYLRTGVSRYHGVAAGPMAPVVHDGLIKLPGADIRALAIYFADVDGAAGRGGALAPALRRAAVADRLNVGPQNDPAARLYTAACASCHYNGVGQPNPLRPDLALNSAVNLDDPTNLIRVVLYGVSAKDGAPGVVMPGFNRFSDAEVARLATYLRATRTDKPAWPNLEKKVAAIRAQGK
- a CDS encoding (2Fe-2S)-binding protein, which encodes MTQFTINGRAVSIDADEDTPLLWVIRDDIGLTGTKFGCGIGMCGACTVHVGGRATRSCITPLSAVDGAEVTTIEGLDPAGQHPVQKAWLDLQAPQCGYCQSGQIMQAAAMLKDFPTPTDQDIDATMSGNLCRCMTYARIRAAIKQAAAAMGDKS
- a CDS encoding xanthine dehydrogenase family protein molybdopterin-binding subunit translates to MSRLQRKGAPGGFLSRRNFLIASTGAGLAFGFSALVEAAMDPTVPGGAPTASAGPRFEPTLWFAIDGDGIVTVNIIRAEMGQHVGTALARILADELDVAWDKVRIVHVDSDPKWGLMVTGGSWSVWQTFPIFSQAGAAGRIALVEAGAKLMNVSPAGGTARGGVVHVGGRSISYGDIVKRGGVARTFTPEELAKLPIKPAAERKLIGKPGKALDIAAKINGTAVYGIDAKVPGMVFARPKLPPTRHGARVVSVDDGAAKKIKGYLRCLTIEDPSDTVPGWVLVIAESYPAALRASELVKVTWTAGPGASVSEKDLQDHAAALIAKPDVGALLDTKTADTAPAFQAAKSVLEQTYTTATVLHFQLEPLNALAFEKDGVMEIHTGNQWQSLILPTLAKALDRPETSIVMRTYMLGGGFGRRLTGDYAVPAALAAKALGKPVKLVLTREDDARFDSVRSPSVQKVRMAFDGAGNILAQEHHAAAGWPTLANAPALMPKGKNGVAYDPFAISGADHWYEVGAHKVRAINNDLANETFRPGWLRSVGPGWTNWASESFIDEAAHHLKTDPVALRLKLLTGAGANAGGDASTKGGARRQAEVVRRAAEAAGWGQPLPKDTGLGLATSFGQERDMPTWVACVARVHVDRASGVVTVRKLTIVTDAGTIVDPDGARAQTEGAALWGLSMALHEGTQFVNGQVKDVNLDTYAPLRIADTPELDIRFVDSVEVPVGLGEPATTVVAPAIANAIFRAVGVRLRHIPITSAAVLAALSGKG